The following coding sequences lie in one Flavobacterium sp. 20NA77.7 genomic window:
- a CDS encoding DegT/DnrJ/EryC1/StrS family aminotransferase, with product MINVTKTFLPEKKKFQQILDRAWDKVWLTNRGELTLELEEKIQKKYATTNMLITNNGTIPIQIALKLLGNQGEIITTPFSYVATTSAIIWEYCKPVFVDIHPEFLTIDETKIEAAITSKTTAILATHVFGNPCEVEAIEHIAKKHNLKVIYDAAHCFGVVYKNKSIFNYGDVSTCSFHATKVFHTGEGGAIFCKDEALFHQLFYSHNFGHNGPLAFHGVGINAKISELQSAMGLAVFDEMDYIFEERKKVTDYYLKTLDFSKLTSIKIRPQTDWNYSYFPIIFESEKVLLHVEKQLKNENITPRRYFYPSLNTVSFVEKMDMPISESIASRILCLPLYVGLKEHDLERISTIINTSLLC from the coding sequence ATGATTAACGTAACAAAAACTTTTTTACCTGAAAAGAAGAAGTTTCAGCAAATATTAGACAGAGCATGGGATAAAGTGTGGTTAACAAACAGGGGAGAACTCACTTTGGAATTGGAAGAAAAAATCCAAAAAAAGTACGCCACAACAAATATGCTCATCACAAATAACGGTACCATTCCTATTCAAATAGCGCTTAAATTATTAGGAAATCAAGGAGAAATTATTACCACACCATTTTCGTATGTTGCTACCACTTCAGCTATCATTTGGGAATATTGTAAGCCTGTATTTGTTGATATTCATCCAGAATTTCTAACTATAGATGAAACTAAAATTGAAGCGGCTATAACATCAAAGACAACGGCTATTTTAGCCACACATGTTTTTGGAAATCCATGTGAGGTGGAAGCTATTGAACACATTGCTAAAAAACATAATTTAAAAGTAATTTATGATGCAGCACATTGTTTTGGAGTAGTATATAAAAATAAATCTATATTTAATTATGGCGATGTAAGTACCTGTAGTTTTCATGCTACTAAAGTCTTTCATACAGGAGAAGGTGGCGCTATTTTTTGTAAAGATGAAGCCTTATTTCACCAACTTTTTTATAGTCATAATTTTGGACATAATGGACCATTAGCTTTTCATGGTGTTGGAATAAATGCAAAAATATCTGAACTTCAATCGGCGATGGGATTAGCGGTTTTTGATGAAATGGATTATATTTTTGAAGAACGAAAGAAAGTAACAGACTATTATCTAAAAACACTGGATTTTTCAAAATTAACGTCTATTAAAATTAGACCACAAACAGATTGGAATTACAGTTATTTTCCTATTATTTTTGAATCTGAGAAGGTTTTGTTGCATGTTGAGAAACAATTAAAAAATGAAAACATTACCCCTAGAAGATATTTTTATCCTTCTTTAAATACAGTTTCCTTTGTTGAAAAAATGGATATGCCTATTTCAGAGTCAATTGCATCAAGAATACTTTGTTTGCCTTTGTATGTAGGATTAAAAGAACACGATTTAGAAAGAATTTCAACTATAATTAATACTTCATTATTATGTTAA
- a CDS encoding L-threonylcarbamoyladenylate synthase, translated as MDINKEVHHAFEVIANGGIILYPTDTVWGIGCDATNEEAIKKIYALKQREESKSMIVLMNGEKMMYNVFKDIPDVAWEIIDYSEKPTTLILDKPRNVAPNIIAEDNTLAIRIVAEPFCFKLMERMKKPLVSTSANISGQPTPKTFKEISPEIIKGVDYVVNLHHDKICKNPSTIIKLGLDSQVKVIRK; from the coding sequence ATGGACATTAATAAAGAAGTACATCATGCCTTTGAGGTAATCGCTAACGGAGGTATAATATTGTATCCAACAGATACCGTTTGGGGAATTGGTTGTGATGCTACGAATGAAGAAGCCATTAAGAAAATTTATGCTTTAAAACAACGTGAAGAAAGTAAAAGCATGATTGTACTTATGAATGGCGAAAAAATGATGTATAATGTATTTAAAGACATACCGGATGTAGCGTGGGAAATTATAGATTATTCAGAAAAACCCACAACACTAATTTTAGATAAACCTAGAAATGTGGCGCCAAACATTATTGCAGAAGACAATACATTAGCCATTAGAATAGTTGCGGAACCCTTTTGTTTTAAACTAATGGAGCGTATGAAAAAACCATTAGTATCCACTTCGGCAAATATTTCTGGACAACCTACACCAAAAACATTTAAAGAAATAAGTCCTGAAATTATAAAAGGTGTAGACTATGTAGTAAATTTGCACCACGATAAAATTTGCAAAAATCCTTCTACAATTATCAAATTAGGTTTAGATAGTCAAGTAAAAGTGATTAGAAAATAA
- a CDS encoding glycosyltransferase family 2 protein: protein MKVSVALCTYNGENYLNEQIDSILNQTRKVDEIVVCDDRSTDSTFEILEVYAKSYPDVFKVVKNETTLRSVKNFEKAISLCTGDVIFLSDQDDSWVPEKVANIIRFFEANPTINVVATNGYCMDENSDISAKYAFWDVPYLLENEGILFQYAKLISCVSNIATGASMAIRKEIVKDCLPFPEIKNFHHDEWMAIIACKSESFRMLPEKYFNYRIHSSQQVGGVFHAYTPKTKKMLVEVFDISNFSISFSNAKKKLKRYTIAHQRNVLLAKYVSPYQDYFKIIVAENETLYNELKKAMLQHYPIKARVLFLTDKWFNKRQLIRST, encoded by the coding sequence ATGAAAGTATCTGTAGCACTTTGCACCTATAATGGCGAAAACTATTTGAACGAGCAAATAGATTCTATCCTCAATCAAACTAGAAAAGTAGATGAAATTGTTGTATGTGATGATAGATCTACAGATAGCACATTTGAAATTTTAGAAGTCTATGCAAAAAGTTATCCTGATGTATTTAAAGTAGTTAAAAACGAAACCACGCTACGTAGTGTGAAAAATTTTGAAAAAGCCATTTCACTTTGCACAGGTGATGTTATTTTTCTGTCTGATCAAGATGACAGTTGGGTACCCGAAAAAGTAGCTAATATTATTCGCTTTTTTGAAGCAAATCCTACCATTAATGTTGTTGCTACAAATGGCTATTGTATGGATGAAAATTCCGATATTTCTGCTAAATATGCTTTTTGGGACGTGCCTTATTTGTTGGAAAACGAAGGCATACTATTTCAGTATGCGAAGTTAATTTCTTGTGTTTCTAACATTGCTACAGGCGCTTCTATGGCTATACGAAAAGAAATAGTTAAAGATTGTTTACCTTTTCCAGAAATAAAAAACTTTCATCATGATGAATGGATGGCTATTATTGCTTGTAAAAGTGAAAGTTTTAGAATGCTTCCAGAAAAATATTTTAACTATAGAATACATAGCTCCCAACAAGTAGGAGGTGTTTTTCATGCATATACACCAAAAACTAAAAAAATGCTAGTTGAAGTTTTTGACATATCTAATTTTTCAATTAGCTTTTCAAATGCTAAAAAGAAATTAAAACGCTACACTATAGCCCATCAACGAAATGTGTTATTAGCGAAGTATGTAAGTCCTTATCAAGATTATTTCAAGATAATAGTTGCAGAAAATGAAACGTTATATAACGAACTAAAAAAAGCGATGTTACAACATTATCCTATAAAAGCTAGAGTATTATTTTTGACTGACAAGTGGTTTAATAAACGACAATTAATACGTTCTACTTAA
- a CDS encoding lipopolysaccharide kinase InaA family protein, translating to MDNELQAILKNFENQGTLLVEGKRNKIKIFAYNGKEVAIKSFRIPIFINGIIYKFFRPSKAKRSFDYAKILTQKGIGTPEPIAYYEHSNFYRILDSYYVCEHIQADYVFKDLFHQELSKIEFILKQFAHFCFAMHENGIEFLDHSPGNTLIKIDENQNCQFYLIDLNRMKFHQKIDFDLRMKNLSKITPSKEMVQLISKEYAKLYQKNENEVFEKMWYYTSKFQKKFLRKKKLKNFKI from the coding sequence ATGGATAACGAATTACAAGCTATTTTAAAAAACTTTGAAAACCAAGGTACACTTTTAGTTGAAGGTAAAAGAAATAAAATTAAAATTTTTGCTTACAATGGAAAGGAAGTAGCCATTAAATCTTTTAGAATTCCCATTTTTATTAACGGTATTATCTATAAATTTTTTAGACCTTCAAAAGCAAAACGCTCGTTTGATTATGCTAAAATTTTAACCCAAAAAGGAATTGGCACTCCTGAACCTATAGCCTATTATGAGCATTCTAATTTTTACAGAATTTTAGACAGCTATTACGTTTGTGAACACATCCAAGCCGATTATGTGTTCAAAGATTTATTTCATCAAGAACTATCAAAAATTGAATTTATCCTCAAACAATTTGCGCATTTTTGTTTTGCTATGCATGAAAATGGGATAGAGTTTTTAGATCATTCGCCTGGAAATACACTTATTAAAATTGATGAGAATCAAAATTGTCAGTTTTATTTAATTGATTTAAATAGAATGAAATTTCATCAAAAAATAGATTTTGACCTAAGAATGAAAAATTTAAGCAAAATAACGCCTAGTAAGGAAATGGTTCAGCTGATTAGCAAAGAATATGCTAAATTATATCAAAAAAACGAAAATGAAGTGTTTGAAAAAATGTGGTATTACACTTCTAAATTTCAAAAAAAATTTTTGAGAAAAAAGAAACTTAAAAACTTTAAAATATAA
- a CDS encoding glycosyltransferase → MPQKICIISFDHWDYDHHIVTALQKKGIDSFHIKIGQFKHKNLWARIHNSLSKIFLNKNPKLIKRQEYIIETLKLRGIQDQILVLNPELIDLAYHKQIKGYTKKYMAYLYDSMARCSISHLLDGIFDEIYSFDKEDIQNYGFKPTTNYNYIEKIQKSAPSDIKNDVLYIASFDKRISNLFALQTYFDQLKKSYQFIIIGKKTTLYKWKHIFSSQLKKIDLRRNRVNQKEMHTYYKQTQVVIDLVRTNQTGLSFRIFEAMAFEKKVITTNRNVVTYDFYNPNNIRVIDEHNLIIEARFFETSYQSLPDEIYSYYTLSAWVDRIFNLK, encoded by the coding sequence ATGCCACAAAAAATTTGTATTATTAGTTTTGATCATTGGGATTATGACCATCATATAGTTACTGCTTTACAAAAAAAAGGCATTGATAGTTTTCATATAAAAATTGGACAGTTTAAACATAAAAATCTTTGGGCACGTATTCATAATAGTTTAAGTAAAATCTTTCTGAACAAAAATCCTAAATTAATTAAAAGACAAGAGTACATAATTGAAACCTTAAAATTAAGAGGAATTCAAGATCAAATACTTGTGCTTAATCCTGAATTAATTGATTTAGCTTATCACAAACAAATTAAAGGTTATACTAAAAAATATATGGCCTATTTATATGACAGTATGGCCAGATGTTCAATTTCACATTTGTTAGATGGTATTTTTGATGAAATTTATTCTTTTGATAAGGAAGATATTCAAAACTATGGTTTTAAACCTACTACAAATTATAATTATATAGAAAAAATACAAAAATCTGCTCCAAGTGATATAAAAAATGATGTATTATATATTGCCTCATTTGATAAACGTATTTCTAATCTATTTGCTTTACAAACGTATTTTGACCAACTTAAAAAATCGTATCAATTTATTATTATTGGAAAAAAAACAACCTTGTATAAATGGAAACATATTTTTTCATCTCAATTAAAAAAAATTGATTTAAGAAGAAACAGAGTCAATCAAAAAGAGATGCACACATATTATAAACAAACCCAAGTTGTCATTGATTTAGTAAGAACTAACCAAACGGGATTAAGCTTTCGAATTTTTGAAGCCATGGCATTTGAAAAGAAAGTTATTACGACAAATAGAAATGTTGTGACATACGATTTCTATAATCCAAATAATATTAGGGTTATTGATGAACATAATTTAATTATTGAAGCACGTTTTTTTGAAACGTCTTATCAATCTTTACCTGACGAAATATATTCATATTATACGTTAAGCGCTTGGGTAGATCGAATTTTTAATTTGAAATAA
- a CDS encoding acetyltransferase, giving the protein MLIIGAKGFAKEVLEIFKQKSELDNLYFYDDVNDDMGNILYGTFPVLKSLEEAQKLFLEIDPRFTIGIGNPILRYKLYKKFEEIGGKFTSVISPFAHIGSYGNTIEEGSNIMTNAILTNDIHVGKGGLINLSCTVGHDVLIDDFVELCPDVNISGNCKIGKFTFIGTNSTILPTIEIGSNVIVAAGSVVTRNIPDNCMVAGIPAVIKKELPPIE; this is encoded by the coding sequence ATGTTAATAATTGGTGCTAAAGGTTTTGCTAAAGAAGTTTTAGAAATTTTTAAGCAAAAAAGTGAATTAGACAATCTATATTTCTATGATGATGTAAATGACGATATGGGCAATATTCTCTACGGTACATTTCCGGTATTAAAATCATTGGAAGAAGCACAAAAATTATTTTTAGAAATAGATCCGCGTTTTACAATAGGTATAGGAAATCCTATTTTAAGATATAAATTATATAAAAAATTTGAAGAAATAGGAGGTAAATTCACTTCAGTTATTAGTCCTTTTGCTCATATAGGAAGCTATGGAAATACCATAGAAGAAGGTTCTAATATTATGACAAATGCTATACTAACAAATGATATTCATGTGGGTAAAGGAGGATTAATTAATTTATCTTGTACAGTTGGACACGATGTGTTAATTGATGATTTTGTAGAACTTTGTCCAGATGTAAATATATCGGGAAATTGTAAAATTGGAAAGTTTACATTTATTGGAACTAATAGCACAATTCTACCTACTATTGAAATTGGATCAAATGTAATTGTAGCAGCTGGATCAGTTGTTACTAGAAACATTCCTGATAATTGTATGGTAGCAGGAATTCCAGCTGTTATAAAAAAAGAATTACCACCAATAGAATAA